A section of the Pseudomonas fluorescens genome encodes:
- a CDS encoding fe2+ zn2+ uptake regulation protein, with product MHNRQLPTDGHSMAHDVAYSPAIAFDKAPEHQGNQRIRHLLKCFGLRTSLIRLKVIDALLTAADNGRSLGVRGVHSHLLELGIPLSFLSVREVLKRLCSEGVITLNSDKSYSLHEEAAKVLAAGAELND from the coding sequence ATGCACAACCGGCAACTGCCCACGGACGGACATTCTATGGCACATGACGTCGCTTACAGCCCGGCTATCGCCTTCGACAAGGCTCCCGAGCATCAAGGCAACCAGCGCATCCGGCATCTGCTCAAGTGTTTTGGATTGCGCACCAGCCTGATCCGGCTGAAAGTCATCGACGCCCTGCTCACCGCTGCCGACAACGGCCGCTCACTGGGCGTACGGGGTGTGCACAGCCATTTGCTGGAGCTGGGCATCCCGCTATCGTTTCTCAGTGTGCGCGAGGTGCTCAAGCGCCTGTGCAGCGAGGGTGTGATCACCCTCAACAGCGATAAAAGCTACAGCCTCCATGAAGAGGCTGCCAAAGTCCTGGCCGCAGGCGCCGAACTCAACGATTAG
- a CDS encoding acylase — MIISNGLSRVCVAGVLLGVSLCATARQVSDAEAGAMSADIRRTGFGIPHIRANDERGLGYGIGYAYAQDNLCLLANEVVTVNGQRARYFGAEQATLEERNNLTSDVFFTWLNTPEAVAAFWNAQTPQMQQRLEGYVAGYNRYLQERGAKGRPVQCQGAWVRPIHTDDLVKLTRRLLVEGGVGQFAEALVGAAPPQPGVAVRSRARAFEVATLNQQRFSLDRGSNAVAVGGERSFNGRGMLLANPHFPWIGGMRFYQMHLTIPGQLDVMGVALPGLPVVNIGFNQHVAWTHTVDTSKHFTLYRLTLDPQDSTRYLLDGKSIPMEKTQVSVQVKGAAAHTQTVYSSQFGPVVQWPGKLDWNGQYAFSLRDANLGNDRVLHQWYAMNQARSLKDLQASVHTLQGIPWVNTLAADDQGQSLYMNLSVVPNVSAKKLEQCSDPRAGLQMIMLDGAHSACAWDIDPRAAQPGIFPADQLPQLERRDYVQHSNDSAWMANPKAPLAGYSPVVSQDPIVLGARARFALQRLQDLDKQPITLADLQHMVLDNQVYLAGQVMPDLLKFCAQQADDALGTLCTRLKKWDRKANLDSGLGLVHFIDVMEHMQQIPDVWRVAFDPSQAQTTPRGLAIEQPEVAKALREAMLASMAQVSESGVKEGMQWGDIQVSGTTPMHGGPQELGIYNAMQSVPRADGKREVVSGSSYLQIVTFDDKGPKAEGVLAFSLSSDPASLHFKDQTQAFSAKKLSPLPFTEQQIQADLQSQVQLISEKR, encoded by the coding sequence GTGATTATTTCCAACGGGTTGTCCAGGGTTTGTGTGGCGGGTGTGTTGCTGGGGGTAAGCCTGTGCGCGACGGCCCGGCAGGTGAGTGACGCCGAGGCGGGGGCGATGAGTGCCGATATCCGCCGCACCGGGTTTGGTATCCCGCATATTCGCGCCAACGATGAGCGCGGCCTGGGGTATGGCATCGGCTATGCCTATGCGCAGGACAACCTGTGCCTGCTGGCCAACGAAGTGGTGACTGTGAACGGTCAGCGCGCCCGCTATTTCGGCGCCGAGCAGGCGACCCTGGAGGAACGCAACAACCTGACCAGCGATGTGTTTTTTACCTGGCTCAACACGCCTGAAGCGGTGGCGGCTTTCTGGAACGCGCAGACTCCACAGATGCAGCAGCGCCTTGAAGGGTATGTGGCAGGTTACAACCGTTACCTGCAAGAACGTGGGGCAAAGGGGCGGCCCGTGCAGTGCCAGGGGGCCTGGGTGCGGCCGATCCATACCGACGACCTGGTCAAGCTGACCCGGCGGCTGCTGGTGGAAGGCGGTGTCGGGCAATTCGCCGAGGCGCTGGTGGGGGCCGCACCGCCGCAGCCAGGTGTGGCGGTGCGCAGTCGTGCGCGGGCTTTTGAGGTCGCCACGCTGAATCAGCAGCGCTTCAGCCTGGATCGTGGCAGCAATGCTGTGGCGGTGGGCGGTGAGCGTTCGTTCAACGGGCGCGGCATGTTGTTGGCCAACCCCCATTTCCCGTGGATTGGCGGCATGCGCTTTTATCAGATGCACCTGACCATTCCTGGCCAGTTGGATGTGATGGGTGTCGCCTTGCCGGGTCTGCCGGTGGTCAATATTGGCTTCAACCAGCATGTGGCCTGGACACATACGGTTGATACGTCCAAGCACTTCACCCTGTATCGCTTGACCCTGGACCCGCAAGACTCGACGCGCTACCTGCTGGACGGCAAGTCGATACCTATGGAAAAAACCCAGGTGAGCGTACAGGTCAAGGGCGCCGCGGCCCACACGCAAACGGTCTACAGCTCGCAGTTCGGGCCGGTGGTGCAATGGCCGGGCAAGCTCGACTGGAACGGGCAATACGCCTTCAGTCTGCGCGATGCCAACCTGGGCAACGACCGTGTACTGCACCAGTGGTATGCGATGAACCAGGCCCGCAGCCTCAAGGACCTACAGGCCTCGGTGCATACCCTGCAAGGCATTCCATGGGTCAATACCCTGGCAGCGGACGATCAGGGGCAGAGCCTGTATATGAACCTGTCGGTGGTGCCCAACGTCAGTGCGAAAAAACTCGAGCAATGCAGCGACCCGCGTGCCGGCCTGCAGATGATCATGCTTGACGGTGCCCACAGTGCCTGTGCCTGGGATATCGATCCACGTGCGGCGCAGCCGGGGATTTTCCCCGCAGACCAACTGCCGCAACTGGAGCGCAGAGACTATGTGCAGCACTCCAATGACTCGGCCTGGATGGCCAACCCCAAGGCGCCGCTGGCCGGTTATTCACCGGTCGTCAGCCAGGACCCTATCGTCCTGGGCGCGCGCGCGCGTTTTGCCTTGCAGCGCTTGCAGGACCTGGACAAACAGCCAATCACCCTTGCCGACCTTCAGCACATGGTGCTGGACAACCAGGTGTATCTGGCCGGCCAAGTGATGCCGGACCTGCTCAAGTTCTGTGCGCAACAGGCGGATGACGCCTTGGGAACTCTGTGTACCCGCCTCAAAAAATGGGATCGCAAAGCCAACCTCGACAGTGGCCTGGGCCTGGTGCACTTCATTGATGTCATGGAGCACATGCAGCAAATACCGGATGTGTGGCGTGTTGCATTCGACCCGAGCCAGGCGCAAACCACCCCCCGTGGGCTGGCCATCGAGCAGCCGGAGGTGGCCAAGGCGTTGCGTGAGGCGATGCTGGCGTCCATGGCGCAGGTGAGCGAGTCGGGCGTGAAGGAGGGCATGCAGTGGGGCGATATCCAAGTGTCGGGCACTACCCCGATGCATGGCGGGCCGCAGGAGCTTGGTATCTACAACGCCATGCAAAGTGTGCCGAGAGCGGATGGCAAGCGCGAGGTGGTCAGCGGCAGCAGTTACCTGCAAATCGTGACCTTTGACGACAAGGGGCCGAAGGCTGAAGGGGTGTTGGCGTTCTCGTTGTCCAGCGATCCGGCGTCCCTCCACTTCAAGGACCAGACCCAGGCGTTTTCCGCGAAAAAGCTCAGCCCGTTACCGTTTACCGAACAGCAGATCCAGGCGGATCTGCAGTCTCAGGTGCAGTTGATCAGCGAGAAGCGCTAA